One window of Curtobacterium sp. 458 genomic DNA carries:
- a CDS encoding EamA family transporter, translating into MPAAHDDGPRAGRVPAAGRLGILAIVVTAVLWGTTGTAAAAAPTAGPLAIGAAALGIGGLLQAAIAVRPLRAAWPVVRRHRGLVVLGGVAVAVYPLAFYSSMHVAGVAIGSVVSLASAPLASGVLERVVDQRPLGRRWVVAAAIGVAGSTVLCLSGAGAAHGATDAAADADPRATVLGVLLGLVAGATYAVYSWAAHRLMGAGAGRAASMGAVFGTGGVLLLPVLLLTGGPFVTSPSDAAVGLYMALVPMFLGYLLFGVGLASVRPSTATTITLLEPAVATVLAVLVVGERLGPAGWAGLALLGIALVLLVALPVRRPTRS; encoded by the coding sequence GCATCCTCGCGATCGTCGTCACCGCCGTGCTTTGGGGCACCACCGGCACCGCCGCGGCCGCCGCCCCCACCGCGGGTCCGCTCGCGATCGGCGCCGCAGCCCTCGGCATCGGTGGACTCCTGCAGGCGGCGATCGCTGTCCGACCCCTGCGTGCCGCCTGGCCGGTGGTGCGACGGCACCGCGGGCTGGTGGTCCTCGGTGGTGTGGCGGTCGCCGTCTACCCGCTCGCGTTCTACAGCTCCATGCACGTCGCCGGGGTCGCGATCGGGTCCGTGGTGTCGCTGGCGTCCGCGCCGCTCGCCTCCGGCGTCCTCGAGCGGGTCGTCGACCAGCGTCCGCTCGGGCGTCGGTGGGTGGTCGCGGCGGCGATCGGCGTCGCGGGCAGCACCGTGCTGTGCCTCTCCGGGGCGGGCGCGGCACACGGCGCCACCGACGCGGCCGCCGACGCGGACCCGCGCGCCACGGTGCTCGGCGTGCTCCTCGGCCTCGTCGCCGGGGCGACCTACGCCGTCTACTCCTGGGCGGCGCACCGCCTGATGGGCGCCGGCGCAGGACGAGCCGCGTCGATGGGCGCGGTCTTCGGCACCGGCGGCGTGCTCCTGCTGCCGGTGCTCCTCCTGACCGGCGGCCCGTTCGTCACCTCACCGTCCGACGCTGCGGTGGGGCTCTACATGGCGCTCGTCCCGATGTTCCTCGGCTACCTGCTCTTCGGCGTCGGCCTTGCGTCCGTGCGACCGAGCACCGCGACGACGATCACCCTCCTGGAACCCGCGGTCGCGACGGTCCTCGCCGTCCTCGTGGTCGGCGAGCGCCTCGGCCCGGCTGGCTGGGCCGGCCTCGCACTCCTCGGCATCGCGCTCGTGCTCCTCGTGGCACTGCCCGTCCGGCGGCCCACGCGGTCCTGA